The following are encoded together in the Phragmites australis chromosome 19, lpPhrAust1.1, whole genome shotgun sequence genome:
- the LOC133900702 gene encoding mitochondrial import receptor subunit TOM9-2-like yields MSILGSIARSSSQRATSMLDSLSRSSAAELGWEAAAMARKLARSSGKAAWLAGTTFLVLGIPLLFAMEREMAINEMEYNEQAEIQALLGTSRPPA; encoded by the coding sequence ATGTCGATCCTGGGCTCGATCGCGCGGTCGTCTTCTCAGCGGGCCACGTCGATGCTAGACTCGCTCTCGCGGTCGTCCGCGGCGGAGCTCGggtgggaggcggcggcgatggcgcggAAGCTGGCGCGGAGCTCGGGGAAGGCGGCGTGGCTCGCGGGGACGACGTTCCTGGTGCTGGGGATCCCTCTCCTCTTCGCGATGGAACGGGAGATGGCGATCAACGAGATGGAGTACAACGAGCAGGCCGAAATCCAGGCCCTCCTCGGCACCAGCAGACCGCCGGCATGA